A single Carnobacterium alterfunditum DSM 5972 DNA region contains:
- a CDS encoding 3'-5' exonuclease — MNFVALDFETANHQRHSACSVALTVVRKSQIVDHYYSLIKPETEFFWRNVQVHGITEKDVQNSPSFPEVWEKIMPFFTEKKLIVAHNLPFDRGVLQGCLDYYQLQQPHFQTLCTVQSSRKLITEIPNHKLNTVCDHLGIGLENHHNALEDSNACAAILLYLEEHFGTDPLKKLVKYV; from the coding sequence ATGAATTTTGTCGCATTAGATTTTGAAACGGCTAACCATCAACGTCATAGCGCCTGTTCAGTTGCACTGACCGTCGTTCGAAAAAGCCAGATTGTTGATCATTATTATTCTCTTATTAAACCAGAAACTGAATTTTTTTGGCGCAATGTACAAGTCCATGGCATTACCGAAAAAGATGTTCAAAATTCTCCCTCTTTTCCAGAGGTTTGGGAAAAAATAATGCCTTTCTTCACTGAAAAAAAATTGATTGTCGCTCACAATCTTCCATTTGATCGTGGCGTTTTACAAGGTTGTCTTGATTATTACCAGTTACAACAGCCCCATTTTCAAACACTTTGTACCGTTCAAAGCAGCCGAAAATTAATCACTGAAATTCCTAACCATAAATTAAATACGGTCTGTGATCACTTAGGTATTGGTTTAGAAAATCACCATAATGCACTAGAAGACAGCAATGCCTGTGCAGCTATTCTGCTTTATCTAGAAGAGCATTTTGGAACTGACCCCCTAAAGAAATTAGTTAAATATGTGTAA
- a CDS encoding GNAT family N-acetyltransferase, whose amino-acid sequence MIGTMKIREAIPSDAEKLLNHLQKIALETGYMTMGSEGPGQTIEAKQKEIKLILESDVTVLLVALDKEEIIGIAEVHGNKSPKLKHIGDISISIAKDYWGIGLGTMMMEQLIEWANSPSSHLKRVELTVQARNERARHLYEKMGFKLEAIMPRGVKDEDDYLDVCLMSMMIGEI is encoded by the coding sequence ATGATAGGTACAATGAAAATACGAGAAGCTATTCCGAGTGATGCTGAAAAACTATTGAACCATTTACAAAAAATTGCTCTTGAAACAGGGTATATGACAATGGGATCTGAGGGACCAGGCCAAACAATCGAGGCCAAACAAAAAGAAATCAAACTAATTCTAGAATCCGATGTGACTGTTCTGCTAGTAGCCTTAGATAAGGAAGAAATTATTGGAATCGCTGAAGTTCATGGAAATAAAAGTCCAAAACTAAAACACATTGGGGATATCAGCATTTCGATTGCAAAGGACTATTGGGGAATAGGATTAGGCACAATGATGATGGAACAATTGATTGAATGGGCAAATAGTCCGTCAAGTCATTTGAAAAGAGTCGAGTTGACTGTTCAAGCTCGCAATGAACGAGCTCGCCACCTATACGAAAAAATGGGTTTTAAACTAGAAGCCATCATGCCTAGAGGAGTCAAAGACGAAGATGACTATTTAGATGTTTGCTTGATGAGCATGATGATTGGCGAAATTTAA
- the tsaE gene encoding tRNA (adenosine(37)-N6)-threonylcarbamoyltransferase complex ATPase subunit type 1 TsaE — translation MNPIKAKNEEQTKTVAAKLAELLEPGDLILLEGNLGAGKTTFTKGLAEGLGISKVVKSPTYTIIREYLEGRLPLYHMDVYRLEETGAIDLGLEEYFEGDGVSIVEWATFIPEDLPQEYLQIKLIPVGEDLMERELTFYPVGKRYEELMLKFEAKLGENK, via the coding sequence ATGAATCCCATTAAAGCAAAAAATGAAGAACAAACAAAAACAGTAGCTGCCAAGCTAGCAGAACTACTTGAACCTGGAGATCTTATTCTTTTGGAAGGGAATCTTGGAGCTGGGAAAACGACTTTTACAAAAGGTTTAGCAGAAGGACTTGGAATTAGTAAAGTTGTTAAAAGTCCAACCTATACGATCATTAGAGAATACCTAGAAGGAAGATTACCGTTGTATCATATGGATGTGTACCGACTAGAAGAGACTGGCGCAATAGATCTAGGTCTAGAAGAATATTTCGAAGGGGATGGAGTATCGATCGTCGAGTGGGCAACCTTTATTCCGGAAGACTTACCCCAAGAGTATTTACAAATCAAGCTTATCCCTGTTGGAGAAGACCTAATGGAACGCGAGTTGACTTTTTATCCGGTTGGAAAAAGGTATGAAGAATTGATGCTAAAATTTGAAGCCAAGCTTGGTGAAAATAAATGA
- a CDS encoding NAD(P)-dependent oxidoreductase, with amino-acid sequence MKIGIIGATGKSGSKISAEALIRGHEVIPLIRNASKLPDNRDSYYIEKDLYELTYEDIKNLDVVVDAFNAPVGREELHQTSLSYIVSLIQGHETPRLIVVGGAGSLYVDDAMTTRLMDTPDFPEEAKPAAFNMGKAFDQLKLTEDVNWTYLSPSAFFDPKGPRTGKYQLGKDRLLTNSKGESEISYADFALALVDEIENQQFIDQRITVCSE; translated from the coding sequence ATGAAAATCGGAATTATCGGAGCAACGGGTAAATCAGGTTCAAAAATTTCAGCAGAGGCATTGATCAGAGGTCATGAAGTTATCCCTTTGATTCGAAATGCTTCCAAATTACCAGACAATAGAGATAGCTATTATATTGAAAAAGATTTATATGAACTAACATATGAGGATATAAAAAATTTAGATGTAGTAGTCGATGCATTTAATGCTCCAGTCGGAAGAGAAGAATTACATCAAACAAGTTTGTCCTATATTGTGTCGTTAATACAAGGTCATGAAACACCACGTTTAATTGTTGTTGGCGGAGCAGGAAGCTTGTACGTAGATGATGCGATGACAACGCGTTTGATGGATACGCCTGACTTTCCTGAAGAAGCTAAACCGGCAGCTTTCAATATGGGAAAAGCGTTTGATCAATTAAAATTAACTGAAGATGTCAATTGGACTTATCTAAGTCCATCAGCTTTCTTTGATCCTAAAGGTCCAAGAACTGGAAAGTATCAACTGGGTAAAGATCGATTGTTAACTAACAGCAAGGGAGAAAGCGAAATAAGTTATGCTGATTTTGCTCTTGCGTTAGTTGATGAAATTGAAAACCAACAATTTATTGATCAACGAATAACGGTATGTAGTGAATAG
- the pta gene encoding phosphate acetyltransferase, with protein MELIESLSEKIQGKKIRIVFPEGSEHRIIGAVVRLAAEDLIQPVLIGNPEVVKEAAKVRGFDVEKIEIIDPANYDKLDEMVASFVERRKGKVTEEKAIELLKDENYFGTMLTYMGLVDGLVSGSIHSTGETVRPALQIIKTKPGISRTSGAFIMMRGRGQERYLFSDCAINVNPNAQELAEIAVESAKTAEMFGIEPKVAMLSFSTRGSAVAEEATKVAEATEIARKLAPQYEIDGEMQFDAAYVSSVAEQKAPDSKVAGQATVFVFPELQSGNIGYKIAQRFGNFEAIGPILQGLNKPISDLSRGCNEEDVYKLTIITANQTLMD; from the coding sequence TTGGAACTAATCGAAAGTTTATCAGAAAAAATACAAGGGAAAAAAATACGAATCGTATTCCCAGAAGGATCAGAACATCGTATTATTGGTGCCGTAGTTCGTTTGGCCGCTGAAGATTTGATTCAGCCAGTATTGATCGGAAATCCGGAAGTCGTTAAAGAAGCTGCAAAAGTTCGTGGTTTTGATGTAGAAAAAATTGAAATTATTGATCCCGCTAATTATGATAAATTAGATGAGATGGTTGCTTCTTTTGTAGAACGTCGCAAAGGGAAAGTAACAGAAGAAAAAGCAATTGAATTACTAAAAGATGAAAACTACTTCGGTACAATGTTAACTTATATGGGATTAGTTGATGGTTTAGTAAGTGGATCGATCCACTCAACAGGTGAAACAGTTCGTCCTGCATTGCAAATCATTAAAACAAAACCAGGTATTAGCCGTACAAGTGGGGCATTCATCATGATGCGTGGTCGTGGACAAGAAAGATACTTATTCTCAGATTGCGCGATCAATGTAAATCCAAATGCTCAAGAATTAGCTGAAATCGCTGTAGAAAGTGCTAAAACAGCAGAAATGTTTGGCATTGAACCAAAGGTTGCTATGTTAAGCTTTTCAACTAGAGGATCAGCGGTCGCTGAAGAAGCTACTAAAGTGGCAGAAGCAACTGAAATCGCCCGAAAATTAGCTCCTCAATACGAAATTGATGGCGAAATGCAATTTGATGCTGCTTACGTGTCATCTGTTGCTGAACAAAAAGCACCAGATTCAAAAGTTGCTGGACAAGCAACGGTCTTTGTTTTCCCTGAATTACAATCAGGAAATATTGGCTACAAAATTGCGCAACGTTTTGGTAATTTTGAAGCTATTGGACCGATTTTGCAAGGATTAAACAAACCAATTTCTGATTTATCACGTGGATGTAATGAAGAAGACGTTTATAAATTGACTATCATTACAGCTAATCAAACATTAATGGACTAA
- a CDS encoding uracil-DNA glycosylase gives MNLTVENDWLPILQEQTLTSSYKSLEKFLAHEYQETVIYPEVQHIWQAFEWTPYNEVKVVILGQDPYHGPHQAHGLSFSVLPDVKIPPSLANIYKELESDLGIPPANHGYLEAWAKQGVLLLNTVLTVQKGQAHSHKGKGWEELTNAIIKKLSDRDQPMVFILWGTPSIKKRALIDETKHVVLTSVHPSPLSAYRGFFGSKPFSKANEALIKFGEQPINWQLPRYIQ, from the coding sequence GTGAACTTAACTGTAGAAAATGATTGGCTGCCAATCTTGCAAGAACAAACGCTTACGTCCTCTTATAAGTCATTGGAAAAATTCCTTGCGCATGAGTACCAAGAAACGGTTATCTATCCAGAAGTACAACATATTTGGCAAGCTTTTGAATGGACCCCATATAATGAAGTGAAAGTAGTGATCTTAGGACAAGATCCTTATCATGGACCCCATCAAGCCCATGGATTGAGTTTTTCGGTTTTACCCGATGTGAAAATTCCTCCGTCACTAGCTAATATATATAAAGAATTAGAAAGTGATCTAGGGATCCCTCCTGCAAATCATGGTTATCTAGAAGCTTGGGCTAAACAAGGTGTATTGTTGTTAAATACTGTTTTGACCGTTCAAAAAGGACAAGCTCATTCACACAAAGGGAAGGGTTGGGAAGAACTGACCAATGCTATTATTAAAAAATTGAGTGATCGAGACCAACCGATGGTATTTATTTTATGGGGGACCCCTTCGATAAAGAAAAGAGCATTGATCGATGAAACAAAACATGTTGTGCTGACATCTGTTCACCCGAGTCCTTTATCAGCTTACCGTGGATTTTTCGGGTCAAAACCATTTTCTAAGGCAAATGAGGCGTTGATCAAATTTGGGGAACAGCCGATAAATTGGCAGCTTCCCAGATACATTCAATAA
- a CDS encoding Cof-type HAD-IIB family hydrolase: MIELIVSDMDGTLLNEKMKVSEINAKAIKEAMKQGIHFMVATGRGFTEAKPLLEEVDINCSFITLNGAQVYNEEGHVIQNIGIGKKTVHEIVSEIKKRGLYCEMTTSDGIYSDNKAKRIESVASLLYETNPDTTYKMAVVLAAARLEIMNINYVEDYEQLVHDESIEILKIITFSDDGRKVLGPLSEELEKSGNLAITASFVNNIEINNINAQKGIALEEAAKKLNIPLENIMTLGDNFNDVSMLKVAGYSFAMENAEEEVKTYAKYRTTSNNNHGVAHAIKLALDDNLASAKAPEVIKSTKQKN, encoded by the coding sequence ATGATAGAGCTTATTGTATCCGATATGGATGGAACATTATTAAATGAAAAGATGAAGGTTTCTGAAATAAATGCCAAAGCCATTAAAGAAGCGATGAAACAAGGAATTCACTTCATGGTAGCTACAGGGCGCGGGTTTACAGAAGCAAAACCGTTGCTTGAAGAAGTTGACATTAACTGTTCATTTATCACTCTTAATGGAGCTCAAGTTTATAACGAAGAGGGCCATGTCATTCAAAATATTGGAATTGGTAAAAAAACGGTGCACGAAATCGTATCCGAGATAAAGAAGAGAGGCCTTTATTGTGAGATGACAACGTCAGATGGAATTTACTCAGATAATAAAGCTAAACGTATCGAGTCCGTTGCTTCTTTATTGTATGAAACAAATCCAGACACTACTTATAAAATGGCCGTTGTTTTAGCAGCAGCCCGTTTAGAAATCATGAATATCAATTATGTTGAGGATTATGAACAACTTGTACACGATGAATCTATTGAGATTTTAAAAATCATTACGTTCAGTGATGATGGCCGAAAAGTACTGGGACCACTTTCAGAGGAGCTTGAAAAATCAGGGAATCTTGCTATTACAGCTTCCTTTGTCAACAACATTGAAATCAATAACATTAACGCACAAAAAGGAATCGCTCTTGAAGAAGCTGCAAAAAAATTAAATATCCCGCTTGAAAACATCATGACACTAGGGGATAATTTCAATGATGTATCTATGCTAAAAGTAGCAGGATATAGTTTTGCCATGGAAAATGCTGAGGAAGAAGTCAAAACATATGCTAAATATCGCACGACTAGCAACAATAACCATGGCGTAGCACACGCAATCAAACTTGCATTAGATGATAATTTAGCTTCAGCTAAGGCTCCTGAAGTTATAAAAAGTACTAAACAAAAAAATTAG
- a CDS encoding YvrJ family protein — protein sequence MDASTQWLSTVTEIIGNVGFPIFIALFLLQRMETKLDDVVKALHELGQAIKSAI from the coding sequence ATGGATGCAAGTACACAGTGGCTTTCTACCGTAACTGAGATTATTGGTAATGTTGGTTTCCCCATCTTTATCGCATTATTTCTGCTTCAGCGTATGGAAACAAAACTTGATGACGTAGTAAAAGCTCTGCACGAATTAGGTCAAGCTATTAAATCAGCTATTTAA
- a CDS encoding LURP-one-related/scramblase family protein yields MVLLYMKQEYVSSHEKILVKNERGKDIYLISGEWGRVGDKLSLYSIDGTLLVEVKQTVLSLFPKFDIYIQGKKAGSITKHRNLRNVYFKVTPLDWMVTGDFYNHDYTVRCKGQLIMQMTKAYTSFGDYYTLLIPEAQNAPICLCLALIVDNLTLTRLPDTARKRVIRAIQPIYSIRKALI; encoded by the coding sequence ATGGTACTTCTTTATATGAAACAAGAATATGTTTCAAGCCACGAGAAGATACTCGTGAAAAATGAACGAGGCAAAGATATCTACCTTATTTCAGGTGAATGGGGCAGAGTTGGTGATAAACTGTCTTTATATAGCATAGATGGGACATTGCTTGTAGAAGTCAAACAGACTGTGTTATCCTTATTTCCTAAATTTGATATCTATATCCAAGGTAAAAAAGCTGGTTCGATCACTAAGCACCGTAACTTAAGAAATGTTTATTTTAAAGTTACACCGCTAGATTGGATGGTAACTGGCGATTTTTACAATCATGACTACACTGTACGCTGTAAAGGTCAACTGATAATGCAGATGACCAAAGCTTATACTTCATTTGGAGATTACTATACACTGCTTATACCAGAAGCTCAAAATGCTCCGATATGTCTCTGCCTTGCTTTGATTGTAGATAATCTCACTTTGACACGCTTACCAGACACTGCAAGAAAAAGAGTAATCCGTGCAATTCAACCTATTTATTCGATACGTAAAGCATTGATCTGA
- a CDS encoding GNAT family N-acetyltransferase: MIRRAEISDIDQLVEWIWIILEDMELALLQEADMDTLKKMMKQAMEDENYRYSYHRALISMREGERAGVCFGYKGELEPTIDEALNEKLALLGITEPLIEDPETVSGEWYLDSLVTDIKFRGQGVATELLKALPAIAKSENEEVIGLNCDQLNKKAQQLYLSIGFEKVWECKLGEHLYDHMQWKIN; the protein is encoded by the coding sequence ATGATACGAAGAGCAGAAATTTCAGATATAGATCAGCTAGTAGAGTGGATCTGGATCATACTAGAAGATATGGAACTAGCATTATTGCAAGAAGCAGACATGGATACGTTAAAAAAAATGATGAAACAAGCAATGGAAGATGAAAATTATCGCTATAGTTATCATCGTGCCCTTATCAGCATGCGTGAAGGGGAGAGAGCAGGAGTTTGTTTTGGCTATAAAGGTGAGTTGGAACCTACGATCGATGAGGCTTTAAATGAGAAACTAGCATTACTGGGGATAACGGAACCGCTAATTGAGGATCCTGAAACGGTCTCAGGGGAGTGGTACTTAGATTCATTGGTGACAGACATAAAATTTAGAGGTCAAGGCGTAGCAACCGAATTGTTAAAAGCGTTACCGGCTATTGCTAAATCGGAGAATGAAGAAGTTATCGGTCTTAATTGTGATCAGCTGAATAAAAAAGCACAACAACTATATCTTAGCATTGGCTTTGAAAAAGTATGGGAGTGTAAGTTAGGCGAACATTTATATGACCACATGCAATGGAAGATAAATTGA
- a CDS encoding amino acid ABC transporter substrate-binding protein/permease gives MNLRKRSLFTLMTAFLLTVIFTILLPITASAQEKTKTYIIGTDITFAPFEYKDADGEYKGIDVDLLDAIAIDQGFNYELRPLGFSAALQALETNQVDGMIAGMSITPERQESFDFSDPYFESGVVMAVSADNNEIASYEDLEGKTVAIKVGTTGADFAKSIQEEYGFRVNTFEDSANMYEDVQTGNSDAAFEDYPVMAYAIQSGLKLKIPTDPEPGDNYGFAVNKGQNTELLEMFNNGLINIRANGTYDEILDSYLGETAQEETSNLGFFGLIQQNSGELLKGVGRTLLLTITAFVIATILGVIFGLFSASPNKALNWIAMIYVDVLRGIPLIVLAFFIYFSIPQFLNIQIPAYIAGVITLSLNTTAYIAELVRGGIQAVDTGQLEASRSLGLTYNTSMRKVVLPQAVKIMIPSFINQFVITLKDTSILSVIGIVELTQTGKIIIARTYSSGNMWLIIGLMYIIIITILTKFSNYLERRLSND, from the coding sequence ATGAATTTACGAAAACGATCACTTTTTACACTTATGACAGCTTTTTTACTTACAGTGATTTTCACTATCTTACTGCCTATTACAGCTTCCGCACAGGAAAAAACCAAAACTTATATCATTGGAACGGATATTACTTTTGCTCCCTTTGAATACAAAGATGCTGATGGTGAATATAAAGGAATAGATGTTGATCTACTGGATGCTATTGCCATAGATCAAGGCTTTAATTATGAATTGCGACCTTTGGGTTTTAGTGCTGCACTACAAGCTCTAGAGACTAACCAAGTGGATGGCATGATTGCCGGAATGAGTATTACTCCAGAACGTCAAGAATCATTTGATTTTTCTGATCCTTACTTCGAGAGTGGCGTAGTTATGGCTGTCTCGGCAGATAACAATGAGATTGCTTCTTATGAAGATCTAGAGGGTAAAACAGTGGCTATCAAAGTTGGAACGACTGGTGCTGATTTTGCTAAGTCTATTCAAGAGGAATATGGCTTTAGAGTAAATACATTCGAGGATTCTGCGAATATGTATGAAGATGTCCAAACAGGAAACTCAGATGCTGCTTTTGAAGATTATCCTGTAATGGCTTACGCTATTCAATCAGGATTAAAATTAAAAATACCTACAGATCCTGAACCAGGTGATAACTATGGATTTGCAGTAAATAAAGGCCAAAACACTGAATTATTAGAAATGTTTAATAACGGATTGATCAATATCCGTGCAAATGGCACATACGATGAAATCCTTGATAGTTACCTTGGAGAGACCGCTCAAGAGGAAACATCTAATCTTGGTTTTTTCGGCCTGATCCAACAAAATAGCGGAGAACTACTAAAAGGGGTTGGCAGAACGCTTTTATTGACTATCACAGCTTTTGTCATTGCCACAATTTTAGGTGTTATATTTGGTTTATTCAGCGCTTCACCAAACAAAGCATTAAATTGGATAGCTATGATTTACGTAGATGTTTTACGTGGTATTCCTTTGATCGTTCTAGCCTTTTTCATATACTTCTCTATCCCACAATTCTTAAACATTCAAATACCAGCTTATATTGCTGGTGTGATAACGCTAAGTTTAAATACAACAGCTTATATCGCTGAATTGGTTCGTGGTGGTATCCAAGCAGTAGATACCGGCCAGTTAGAAGCTTCAAGAAGTTTAGGCCTTACTTACAATACGTCTATGCGTAAAGTTGTTCTGCCGCAAGCTGTTAAAATAATGATCCCATCCTTCATCAATCAATTCGTTATAACACTTAAAGATACCTCAATTCTATCAGTTATCGGTATCGTTGAATTGACTCAGACCGGAAAAATTATCATTGCCCGGACCTACTCTTCTGGAAATATGTGGTTGATCATTGGATTGATGTACATCATCATCATCACAATTCTCACGAAATTTTCAAATTATCTTGAAAGGAGATTATCAAATGACTAA
- a CDS encoding amino acid ABC transporter ATP-binding protein, giving the protein MTKLKVEHLKKNFGKLEVLKDLNVEVQEGEVVCIIGPSGSGKSTFLRCLNALEEITGGKVIIDDFDLTDPKQDINKVREDVGMVFQQFNLFPHLTVLENITLAPKELKKDSKEAIKKHALELLETVGLSEKANDYPKSLSGGQKQRVAIARALAMKPDIMLFDEPTSALDPEMVGDVLEVMQKLADQGMTMLVVTHEMGFAKEVADRVIFMDGGYIVEEGKPEQIFNHPQHERTKNFLEKVLV; this is encoded by the coding sequence ATGACTAAACTAAAAGTGGAACATTTAAAGAAAAATTTTGGGAAATTAGAAGTTTTAAAAGACCTAAATGTTGAAGTTCAAGAAGGAGAAGTAGTTTGTATCATTGGTCCTTCAGGTTCTGGAAAAAGTACTTTCCTTCGCTGTCTGAACGCTTTAGAAGAAATTACAGGCGGAAAAGTGATCATCGATGACTTCGATCTTACCGATCCAAAACAAGACATCAATAAAGTGCGGGAAGATGTTGGGATGGTTTTCCAACAATTCAACTTGTTCCCTCATTTAACCGTTTTAGAAAATATTACATTGGCACCCAAAGAACTCAAAAAAGATTCCAAAGAAGCCATAAAAAAACATGCTTTGGAATTATTAGAAACAGTCGGCCTTTCTGAGAAAGCCAATGACTACCCTAAATCATTGTCTGGTGGTCAAAAACAGCGTGTTGCCATTGCACGTGCCTTAGCAATGAAACCAGACATTATGCTGTTTGACGAACCAACTAGTGCCCTTGATCCTGAAATGGTTGGAGACGTACTTGAAGTGATGCAAAAATTAGCTGATCAAGGCATGACTATGCTAGTCGTGACTCATGAGATGGGCTTCGCTAAAGAAGTAGCAGACCGGGTTATTTTTATGGATGGCGGCTACATCGTTGAAGAAGGCAAACCTGAACAAATCTTTAACCATCCACAACACGAACGGACTAAAAACTTTTTAGAAAAAGTTTTAGTCTAA